From a single Rutidosis leptorrhynchoides isolate AG116_Rl617_1_P2 chromosome 5, CSIRO_AGI_Rlap_v1, whole genome shotgun sequence genomic region:
- the LOC139849677 gene encoding uncharacterized protein: MRLYKLGQEQHASVFERVRWTEDSWQATWNWQREITGRTRGEFDELISLLNGYHKKDQSFDSWVWRLATNGVFSTKKLTTLIDEKLLSHSRTRDATLKNNLVPSKVEIFIWRVLKQRIPVRTELDKRGIDLDTVRCPLCDDDVETTEHSMIFCRHSMEIWDKVYKWWKLDSFANFSLNEAFLGKNNRPLSFLGSKIWQAMEWTCGYLIWKNRNRKIFSNSCWNGPSGLMEIQLVLFDWISSRFKHKKIEWLQWLSDPLQYCID, encoded by the coding sequence ATGAGATTATACAAGCTTGGTCAGGAGCAGCATGCAAGCGTATTCGAAAGAGTACGATGGACAGAAGACTCATGGCAGGCGACATGGAATTGGCAACGAGAGATTACCGGTAGAACACGAGGAGAATTCGATGAGTTAATTTCACTTTTAAACGGGTATCATAAAAAAGATCAAAGTTTCGACTCTTGGGTATGGCGCTTAGCAACGAATGGGGTGTTCTCAACAAAAAAGTTAACTACACTTATCGATGAGAAGCTTCTTTCACATTCGAGGACGCGGGATGCAACATTAAAAAACAACTTGGTTCCTTCTAAAGTAGAAATTTTCATATGGAGGGTGTTGAAACAGCGTATCCCGGTCCGTACGGAACTCGATAAAAGAGGTATTGACTTGGACACCGTTAGATGCCCTCTATGTGACGATGATGTGGAAACAACTGAGCATTCAATGATTTTCTGTCGGCATTCAATGGAAATTTGGGATAAAGTATACAAATGGTGGAAGTTGGATTCGTTTGCAAACTTTAGTCTAAACGAGGCATTTCTTGGTAAAAACAACCGACCTCTCTCCTTTTTGGGGTCCAAAATTTGGCAAGCAATGGAATGGACGTGTGGATATTTGATTTGGAAGAACCGGAACCGGAAAATTTTCTCAAATTCATGTTGGAATGGACCGAGCGGCTTAATGGAAATTCAACTAGTCTTGTTCGATTGGATATCTTCGCGTTTCAAGCATAAAAAGATCGAATGGCTACAATGGTTATCCGATCCGCTTCAATATTGTATAGATTAG